CGCACCCGCTACCGCCACACTCGGTCACCGTTTGCTCACGATTTGCTCACGGCAAAAAGGTTGTACCGGTTTCCTATAGAAATTAAATCTCGGGCAAACTTATTTTGATCATCGTGTCATCCACCGTTCGCCAGCAAAAGCGCATTCTGCTCCGCTCGGGCAAGAACCCGTACGACGTCCTGTCCGTCGAAGAGGCCCTGCACCGGGACGTGATCGCCACCAACTCCGGGAACCTGGTGTTCCAGGAGGCGGCGCACAAGATCCTCGAAGTGCCGGGCACCGAGGTGGTCTCGGGGGGCGTGCGGACCGACCTGGCCGCGGCGGCGCGGGTCAACGAGGAGTACGACGCCTTCGTGGTGCCGCTCGCCAACGCCTTCCGCCCCTCCTTCGAGGCCGCGCTGACCCGGCTGACCCGATTCATCTCCCGGCTGCGCATCCCGGTCGTGGTGCTCGGCGTCGGCGCGCAGACCGGGGTGGGCTACGACCCGGCGCGGCTGAAGCGCATGGAGCCGGCCGTGCGGGACTTCTGCGCGGCGGTGCTGGAGCGCAGCGCCTCCATCGGGGTGCGCGGCGAGTTCACCGAGCGGTATCTGAAGGACATGGGCTTCAACGACGTCGAGGTCATCGGCTGTCCTTCCCTGTTCATGCACGGCCCCGACCTCGACGTGCGCAAGCGGGTGCCCGAGCTGACGCCCGACTCGCGGATCTCGGTCAACGGCTCGCACGGCGCGATACGCAGCCAGGGCTTCGACAAGATCCTCGACCGCACGCGGTCGCTCTACCCGAACCTGCGCTTCGTCGGCCAGAACCTCAGCGACGCACGGCAGCTGCACTGGCGGGACCTGACGGACCCCAACGCCAGGCTGACCGCGATGCCGACGCACCCGGACCACCCGATGTACCGGGCGGACCAGGTGCGGGTGTACGTCGATCCGCGCACCTGGATCGAGGACCTGCGGGAGTTCGACTTCTCCTTCGGCTCCCGCATCCACGGCAACATCA
This Streptomyces misionensis DNA region includes the following protein-coding sequences:
- a CDS encoding polysaccharide pyruvyl transferase family protein; translation: MSSTVRQQKRILLRSGKNPYDVLSVEEALHRDVIATNSGNLVFQEAAHKILEVPGTEVVSGGVRTDLAAAARVNEEYDAFVVPLANAFRPSFEAALTRLTRFISRLRIPVVVLGVGAQTGVGYDPARLKRMEPAVRDFCAAVLERSASIGVRGEFTERYLKDMGFNDVEVIGCPSLFMHGPDLDVRKRVPELTPDSRISVNGSHGAIRSQGFDKILDRTRSLYPNLRFVGQNLSDARQLHWRDLTDPNARLTAMPTHPDHPMYRADQVRVYVDPRTWIEDLREFDFSFGSRIHGNITALLAGTPATVLCGDSRTLELCRYFEIPHRRLDQAAKDPASADPALLYAQADFGALVGNHGERFARFTGFMERNGLQNTFTHGDGGAAFEKRMRSLPFPPGVRPWNDTDPASLSGRFSWLHTQVSELTQDNAELRKELARAKKAQTAAPAPSVYRRARRAVGRPLKRALQSGRQQ